A stretch of Microbacterium sp. LWH3-1.2 DNA encodes these proteins:
- a CDS encoding RNA-binding S4 domain-containing protein: MTDAATSGESVRVDAWLWAIRIYKTRSAATTACRAGHVRVNGERAKAAHAVKPGDEVRVRIDGFDRMLVVRQTIAKRVGAPLVATAMEDRTPPRDPAPIIAQRDRGAGRPTKRERREIDRLRGRDAD, translated from the coding sequence ATGACGGATGCTGCGACTTCGGGCGAGTCGGTCAGGGTCGACGCCTGGCTCTGGGCGATCCGGATCTACAAGACGCGCTCGGCCGCGACCACTGCGTGCCGGGCGGGGCACGTGCGCGTCAACGGCGAGCGGGCGAAGGCCGCGCACGCAGTCAAGCCCGGAGACGAGGTGCGGGTCCGCATCGACGGTTTCGACCGCATGCTGGTGGTGCGCCAGACCATAGCGAAGCGGGTCGGCGCCCCGCTGGTCGCGACCGCCATGGAGGACCGCACTCCCCCGCGCGACCCTGCTCCGATCATCGCGCAGCGCGACCGAGGCGCAGGCCGCCCCACCAAGCGCGAACGCCGCGAGATCGATCGTCTGCGCGGTCGCGACGCCGACTGA
- a CDS encoding lysoplasmalogenase: MRRLWIGFVPYIAVSIVHVAALAAGSDAVAAPTKLALMPLLGLAVVWGAWGYRWAPAHTLLVLAIVFSWLGDGAGTFVPWLPTVPMMLLFFGLAHLCYIWLFWRVVAVRRVPLWAAVYAVWWVVLLAVLWPNLGALAIAVAVYGLVLGGTAVAASRCHPLVMWGGVLFLTSDSVLAFRLFTPDAMPDWTSPLVMLTYCLGQGLIAAGVLASVRTRHAAETPVATR, from the coding sequence ATGCGTCGGCTCTGGATCGGGTTCGTGCCGTACATCGCGGTGTCGATCGTGCATGTCGCGGCGCTGGCGGCCGGCTCCGACGCGGTTGCCGCACCGACGAAGCTCGCCCTGATGCCGCTGCTCGGCCTCGCGGTCGTGTGGGGCGCCTGGGGCTACCGATGGGCGCCCGCCCACACCCTGCTGGTGCTCGCCATCGTGTTCTCGTGGCTCGGCGACGGCGCCGGCACGTTCGTGCCCTGGCTGCCGACCGTGCCGATGATGCTGCTGTTCTTCGGCCTCGCGCACCTCTGCTACATCTGGCTGTTCTGGCGGGTAGTGGCCGTGCGCCGCGTCCCGCTCTGGGCCGCCGTGTACGCCGTATGGTGGGTGGTGCTCCTCGCCGTGCTGTGGCCGAACCTCGGCGCGCTGGCCATCGCCGTCGCGGTCTACGGTCTGGTGCTCGGCGGCACGGCGGTGGCAGCATCCCGTTGTCATCCGCTCGTCATGTGGGGCGGCGTGCTCTTCCTGACATCGGACTCGGTGCTGGCGTTCCGCCTCTTCACTCCCGACGCGATGCCCGACTGGACGAGCCCCCTCGTCATGCTCACGTACTGCCTGGGTCAGGGCCTCATCGCCGCGGGCGTCCTCGCGAGCGTGCGGACGCGGCACGCGGCGGAGACCCCGGTGGCGACGCGATGA
- a CDS encoding low temperature requirement protein A: protein MTDVLARMGLVRMSARDRAAEHRVSTPLELLFDLVFVVAVSQASQNLHHLIAEDHVGQGVLAYLMVFFAIWWAWMNFTWFASAFDTDDWLYRVLTIVQMGGVLVLAAGVHDAMVELDFLVVTWGYVIMRLALVAQWLRAAASDPDSRRTALRMALGVTAVQVLWVARIYLLDEAAQFWTFFVLVALELLVPVWGESSGRTAWHPHHIAERYGLFTLLLLGESLLASANAIIDALGEGEHVPELVTLAISGIVVTAGIWWVYFSREQQHRLKGRQSAFRFGYLHYVIFASVGAVSAGVEVEIDEITGHTEISHEIAGLALTLPIAIVVTASWFVLLRASLSRWASAAVLAGAVLIALAGLLPSGEYVVAAALLVGVVVVLEVDRVRREPTQVR from the coding sequence ATGACCGATGTTCTGGCTCGGATGGGCCTCGTCCGGATGTCCGCCCGCGATAGGGCGGCCGAGCACCGTGTGTCGACCCCACTCGAGCTGCTCTTCGACCTGGTGTTCGTCGTCGCGGTGTCGCAGGCGTCGCAGAACCTGCATCACCTCATCGCCGAGGACCACGTGGGCCAGGGCGTGCTCGCGTACCTCATGGTGTTCTTCGCGATCTGGTGGGCGTGGATGAACTTCACGTGGTTCGCCTCGGCGTTCGACACCGACGACTGGCTGTACCGCGTGCTCACCATCGTGCAGATGGGCGGCGTCCTCGTCCTCGCTGCCGGAGTGCACGACGCGATGGTGGAGCTCGACTTCCTCGTCGTGACGTGGGGCTACGTCATCATGCGATTGGCGCTGGTCGCGCAGTGGCTGCGGGCCGCAGCATCCGATCCGGATTCCCGACGCACCGCGCTGCGCATGGCCCTCGGTGTCACTGCGGTGCAGGTGCTGTGGGTCGCGCGCATCTACCTGCTGGACGAGGCGGCGCAGTTCTGGACCTTCTTCGTGCTCGTGGCGCTCGAGCTGCTCGTACCGGTGTGGGGCGAGTCCTCGGGCCGCACCGCGTGGCATCCGCACCACATCGCGGAGCGCTACGGGCTGTTCACGCTCCTGCTCCTCGGTGAGAGTCTGCTCGCCTCGGCGAACGCGATCATCGACGCGCTCGGCGAGGGGGAGCACGTCCCGGAGCTCGTGACGCTCGCGATCTCGGGGATCGTCGTGACCGCCGGCATCTGGTGGGTCTACTTCTCCCGCGAGCAGCAGCACCGGCTCAAGGGCAGGCAGTCCGCCTTCCGCTTCGGCTATCTCCACTACGTGATCTTCGCGTCGGTCGGTGCCGTGTCGGCGGGCGTGGAGGTCGAGATCGACGAGATCACCGGGCACACCGAGATCTCGCACGAGATCGCCGGTCTCGCCTTGACGCTGCCGATCGCGATCGTGGTGACGGCGTCGTGGTTCGTGCTGCTGCGCGCGTCCTTGTCGCGCTGGGCGTCGGCGGCCGTGCTCGCCGGGGCGGTGCTGATCGCGCTGGCGGGTCTGCTGCCGTCGGGGGAATACGTCGTCGCGGCCGCGCTTCTGGTGGGCGTGGTGGTCGTGCTCGAGGTCGATCGCGTTCGCCGGGAGCCGACGCAGGTCCGTTGA
- a CDS encoding GNAT family N-acetyltransferase, translating to MANITIEPATGDRFDDAQHALSGGGDGRGCQCQWWMITNAQWQQTSQVQRQELLRDELDAGPPPALIAYVDGEAAGWVRIGPRTTQVRLGRTRNFIGASEEAWDDETVWSVSCFVVRKEHRNQGLNAMLLEAAIAHARESGARVIEAYPLDPDAGRKIPSNELFHGVLSTFEEAGFHEVARPKPHIAIVSLDLAS from the coding sequence ATGGCGAACATCACCATCGAACCGGCCACCGGAGATCGTTTCGACGACGCGCAGCACGCGCTCAGCGGCGGAGGCGACGGCCGCGGCTGCCAGTGCCAGTGGTGGATGATCACGAACGCGCAGTGGCAGCAGACGTCGCAGGTGCAGCGGCAGGAGCTCCTGCGCGACGAGCTCGATGCCGGGCCGCCCCCGGCCCTCATCGCCTACGTCGACGGCGAAGCGGCCGGCTGGGTGCGGATCGGGCCGCGCACGACGCAGGTGCGGCTGGGCCGCACGCGCAACTTCATCGGCGCGTCGGAAGAGGCGTGGGATGACGAGACGGTGTGGTCGGTGAGCTGCTTCGTCGTGCGCAAGGAGCACCGCAACCAAGGCCTCAACGCCATGCTGCTCGAGGCCGCGATCGCGCATGCGCGAGAGAGCGGAGCCCGGGTGATCGAGGCGTACCCGCTCGACCCCGACGCCGGCAGGAAGATCCCCTCCAATGAGCTGTTCCACGGCGTGCTGTCGACGTTCGAAGAAGCGGGGTTCCACGAGGTGGCGCGGCCGAAGCCGCACATCGCGATCGTGTCGCTCGATCTCGCGAGCTGA
- a CDS encoding diacylglycerol/lipid kinase family protein, whose protein sequence is MMRTHAAVVYNPAKLSVDRIRPAVEEQERSLGWYDTLWYETNGHDFGRSAAEQALADEPAVVIVAGGDGTVRAVAEVMQGTGTPVALLPAGTGNLLARDLGLPLNDIRSCVSTAFSGEDRAVDVGVVELEDETGRRASHVFVVMAGIGLDAEMAENTSAIAKKHLGWFAYVTPIARSIIANRLFHMDYRVDRGRARSTRAHTVIVGNCGTLTGNMLLIPDAVIDDGLLDVVMMRPKGAFGWARIGTRLTLQGIARRSPLGRKLLGQAPDIHELVYLQGTQFEGHFETPHIVDLDGDSFGRATRVHISVRSRGLHVRVPGTIGRPRARLQR, encoded by the coding sequence ATGATGCGAACCCATGCGGCGGTTGTCTACAACCCGGCCAAGCTCTCCGTCGATCGGATCCGCCCTGCCGTCGAGGAGCAGGAGCGCTCACTGGGATGGTACGACACGCTGTGGTATGAGACGAACGGCCATGACTTCGGGCGGTCTGCTGCCGAGCAGGCGCTCGCCGACGAGCCCGCGGTGGTGATCGTCGCCGGTGGCGATGGCACGGTGCGAGCCGTCGCCGAGGTCATGCAAGGCACCGGGACGCCGGTTGCACTTCTCCCGGCGGGCACCGGGAATCTTCTCGCCCGAGATCTCGGCCTACCTCTCAACGACATCCGCTCCTGCGTCTCGACCGCCTTCTCTGGTGAGGATCGCGCCGTGGATGTGGGCGTCGTTGAGCTTGAGGACGAGACCGGCAGGCGAGCTTCCCATGTGTTTGTGGTGATGGCCGGCATCGGCCTTGACGCCGAGATGGCGGAGAACACCAGCGCGATCGCGAAGAAGCATCTCGGGTGGTTCGCGTACGTCACGCCGATCGCCCGGTCGATCATCGCGAACAGACTCTTCCACATGGACTACCGCGTCGATCGGGGGCGGGCCAGGTCGACCCGTGCTCATACCGTCATCGTCGGAAACTGCGGAACGCTCACGGGAAACATGCTCCTGATCCCCGATGCGGTCATCGATGATGGCCTGCTGGACGTCGTCATGATGCGCCCGAAGGGAGCTTTCGGATGGGCGAGGATCGGGACGCGCCTGACTCTCCAGGGCATCGCCCGCCGCTCCCCACTCGGTCGAAAGCTGCTCGGGCAGGCGCCGGACATTCATGAACTGGTGTACCTGCAGGGCACGCAGTTCGAGGGCCACTTCGAGACTCCCCACATCGTCGATCTCGACGGTGACAGCTTCGGCCGTGCCACCCGCGTGCACATCAGCGTGCGTTCCCGCGGGCTGCATGTTCGAGTCCCCGGGACGATAGGCCGACCGCGGGCGCGTCTCCAGCGCTGA
- a CDS encoding fatty acid desaturase family protein — MAVIPSGSIASSVRSTTPKTPNHYTELSQLVTGSGLMRRRYGYYWTKLVAAPIVIAGVITGFILIGDTWWQLVTAAVLAVVLTQVAMLGHDAAHRQIFRSGRWNDWTTLVIGNLLVGMSYGWWQHKHTRHHANPNKIGSDPDIELPVIAFTPEQADRRRASRSGPLRWLIAHQGVLFFPILLLEGLSLHASSVRRVFSREPLRRRPIEIAFLAARIIGFLVLVFLVLSPGIAFAFLGVQLGVFGVYMGMAFAPNHKGMPLVPADVKVDFLRRQVLMSRNIRGNRLLDTAMGGLNYQIEHHLFPSMPRPHLRQASGMISAFCREHGVPYTQTGLWQSYGIVVRYINRVGLGERDPFECPLLQQRQTL; from the coding sequence ATGGCCGTCATCCCTTCGGGATCGATCGCATCGTCGGTGCGATCCACGACGCCGAAGACGCCGAATCACTACACGGAGTTGTCGCAGCTGGTGACCGGAAGCGGTCTCATGCGTCGTCGTTACGGCTATTACTGGACGAAGCTCGTCGCGGCCCCGATCGTGATCGCGGGCGTGATCACCGGTTTCATCCTCATCGGCGACACCTGGTGGCAGCTGGTGACGGCGGCCGTGCTGGCCGTCGTTCTCACGCAGGTTGCCATGCTCGGTCATGACGCTGCCCACCGGCAGATCTTCCGCTCGGGTCGGTGGAACGACTGGACCACGCTGGTGATCGGTAATCTCCTCGTGGGAATGAGTTACGGCTGGTGGCAGCACAAACACACGCGGCATCATGCCAACCCGAACAAGATCGGCAGCGATCCCGACATCGAACTGCCCGTCATCGCGTTCACTCCGGAGCAGGCGGACCGTCGGCGCGCGAGTCGCAGTGGACCACTGCGTTGGCTGATCGCGCACCAGGGGGTGTTGTTCTTCCCGATCCTGCTGCTGGAGGGCCTCTCGCTGCACGCATCGAGCGTGCGTCGTGTGTTCTCGCGGGAACCGTTGCGTCGCCGTCCGATCGAGATCGCGTTCCTCGCGGCGCGGATCATCGGGTTCCTCGTGCTCGTGTTCCTGGTGCTGTCGCCGGGGATCGCGTTCGCGTTCCTCGGGGTTCAGCTCGGTGTGTTCGGCGTCTACATGGGCATGGCGTTCGCTCCGAACCACAAGGGGATGCCGCTTGTCCCGGCCGACGTGAAGGTGGATTTCCTCCGTCGGCAGGTGCTGATGAGCCGGAATATCCGTGGCAACCGGCTGCTGGACACGGCAATGGGAGGGCTCAACTACCAGATCGAGCATCACCTGTTCCCCTCGATGCCCCGACCGCACCTCCGGCAGGCGTCGGGGATGATCAGCGCATTTTGCCGGGAGCATGGCGTGCCTTATACCCAGACGGGTCTCTGGCAGTCCTACGGGATCGTCGTCCGCTACATCAACAGGGTGGGGCTCGGCGAGCGCGATCCCTTCGAGTGTCCGCTGCTCCAGCAGCGGCAGACCCTTTAG
- a CDS encoding GAF and ANTAR domain-containing protein — protein MTVPTREHQLLGTFVTLADSLVDDFDVVDLLQRLVDDCISLFDASAAGILLLSPSNQLEVIVSTSERSELVELMQLRVGAGPCVEAATTGEVVSVDDIDQIADRWPAFAADARASGFLSIHAIPLRLRDSTLGSLNLLREEPGALNAADAAAAQALADIATISILQQRLAEESELTQAQLQRALDSRVVIEQAKGYLAQRQNIDMDEAFARIRSRARSTQTRIGVVAADVIAGRLVL, from the coding sequence ATGACGGTGCCGACCCGTGAGCATCAGCTGCTGGGAACCTTCGTCACGCTGGCGGACTCTCTCGTCGACGACTTCGATGTCGTCGACCTTCTCCAGCGACTCGTCGACGACTGCATCTCGCTGTTCGACGCGTCCGCGGCCGGCATCCTTCTGCTGAGCCCGTCGAATCAGCTCGAGGTGATCGTCTCCACCAGCGAGCGAAGCGAACTCGTCGAGCTGATGCAGCTGAGAGTCGGTGCCGGCCCCTGCGTGGAGGCGGCGACGACCGGCGAAGTCGTCTCGGTGGACGACATCGACCAGATCGCGGACCGTTGGCCGGCGTTCGCGGCCGATGCCCGCGCCTCCGGGTTCCTGTCGATTCACGCCATTCCGCTGCGACTGCGGGACTCGACGCTGGGATCGCTGAACCTGTTGCGGGAGGAACCGGGAGCGCTCAACGCAGCAGATGCCGCCGCGGCGCAGGCCCTGGCTGACATCGCCACCATCAGCATCCTGCAGCAGCGCCTGGCAGAGGAGTCGGAGCTCACCCAGGCTCAGCTCCAGCGCGCGCTCGACAGCCGGGTGGTGATCGAGCAGGCCAAGGGATACCTCGCCCAGCGACAGAACATCGACATGGACGAGGCGTTCGCGCGGATCCGGAGCCGCGCCCGCTCCACCCAGACCCGCATCGGTGTCGTCGCGGCCGACGTCATCGCCGGGCGACTGGTCCTCTGA
- a CDS encoding GAF and ANTAR domain-containing protein, protein MTAGKEPEGDAFSLAAAALTAVGSDDLCSPLRAAVAMAGAVISTLGSPMGSQTVCASTTLGARIDEIQIDLGEGPSWEALRTRRPVAAADLQVDGGALWPGAWAALRELDLGSLYAFPLFVGTVGIGSIALYSTAARELSVADITGLSRLAVIVSGTLLRRALGRLDVTDDETADEPYSRREVHQATGMVAARNGIDVDDALMLLRGHAYATGRPVRDVAAAVIARSLDLGP, encoded by the coding sequence ATGACAGCCGGCAAGGAGCCAGAAGGCGATGCGTTCTCGCTCGCCGCCGCCGCGCTCACCGCGGTGGGAAGCGATGATCTGTGCTCGCCGCTGCGAGCGGCCGTCGCGATGGCGGGCGCGGTGATCTCCACCCTCGGTTCGCCGATGGGATCGCAGACGGTGTGTGCCAGCACCACGCTCGGAGCCCGGATCGACGAGATCCAGATCGACTTGGGTGAGGGTCCGTCGTGGGAGGCCCTGCGTACCCGGCGCCCGGTCGCGGCAGCCGATCTCCAGGTCGACGGCGGAGCGCTGTGGCCGGGCGCGTGGGCGGCCCTCCGAGAGCTCGATCTGGGGTCGCTCTACGCCTTCCCGCTGTTCGTCGGGACGGTGGGCATCGGGTCGATCGCTCTCTATTCGACCGCCGCCCGCGAGTTGTCCGTCGCCGACATCACCGGGCTGAGCAGGCTCGCGGTGATCGTCTCCGGCACGCTCCTGCGCCGAGCGTTGGGCCGCCTCGATGTGACCGATGATGAAACGGCCGACGAGCCGTACTCGCGGCGGGAGGTGCACCAGGCGACGGGCATGGTCGCGGCCAGGAACGGAATCGACGTGGACGACGCCCTCATGCTCCTGCGCGGGCACGCCTACGCGACGGGCCGCCCCGTGCGCGACGTCGCCGCCGCGGTGATCGCCCGCAGCCTGGACCTCGGCCCGTGA
- the panD gene encoding aspartate 1-decarboxylase: MRRILLKSKIHRATVTGSDLNYVGSITIDADLLDLADIVEHEQVHVVDVNNGARFETYTIAGERGTGVMRINGAAARLVHAGDVVIVMSYAQYEREEVLLHQPVVVNIDESTPGVRVNSVARVLTTAG; this comes from the coding sequence TTGCGTCGTATCCTGCTCAAGTCCAAGATCCACCGCGCCACCGTCACCGGCAGCGACCTGAACTACGTCGGATCGATCACGATCGACGCCGACCTTCTGGACCTCGCCGACATCGTCGAGCACGAGCAGGTGCACGTCGTCGACGTCAACAACGGCGCTCGCTTCGAGACCTACACGATCGCCGGTGAGCGCGGCACCGGCGTGATGCGGATCAACGGCGCCGCCGCGCGTCTCGTCCACGCCGGCGATGTCGTGATCGTGATGTCCTACGCGCAGTATGAGCGCGAAGAGGTGCTCCTCCACCAGCCCGTCGTGGTCAACATCGACGAGTCGACGCCCGGCGTGCGGGTGAACAGCGTCGCGCGCGTCCTCACGACCGCAGGCTGA
- a CDS encoding DUF3375 domain-containing protein translates to MGNTRAEAAYLRALAAFRTPTLDLLHGRYAPFVIAALSIVFTVDRPSVDISDAHAEVAEILDELRAAGYDEGDRALPVGTAREICRYWVRVGWLVPQIDGDTEVYRLTAHAVGALEITGRTAGGRTRVSNSRVRTLLEAVERLSDHAETDPAARMARLIRERDALDAEIARLELGQAEPVDDEQLLEEAENVLHLARELPADFTRVAESIKAMQRDVVADLRRDVRPTGEVLREYLQRGQHVMQSTAEGRAFAGALRLIGDPERIDSLTEQLHTLLAQPFTRLMDSEQRKELDAIGRRVELGVEEVLTAQRRASRVITGQVRTHDPIRDRQVDDLLRDVMAALQAWTRSSSSDAAVEPLRSLPMADIGHLRQSVSDVRPPGAPAPLTASDEEAEFADADTRAWGGPRYAELEAYVAGLGDEFDLGDAFEGADDAARRPVDLVGLLEIAHRNGMSEGDGVSVVEALRPDGTTRRFAFGSVTARTAKEHHDD, encoded by the coding sequence ATGGGGAACACTCGTGCCGAGGCGGCATACCTGCGGGCTCTCGCGGCGTTCCGAACCCCCACCCTCGACCTGCTGCACGGTCGCTACGCCCCCTTCGTGATCGCGGCTCTTTCGATCGTGTTCACGGTCGATCGCCCGTCCGTCGACATCTCGGACGCCCACGCCGAGGTCGCCGAGATCCTGGACGAACTCCGCGCCGCGGGCTACGACGAGGGCGACCGCGCGCTCCCCGTGGGCACTGCCCGGGAGATCTGCCGCTACTGGGTGCGGGTCGGATGGCTCGTGCCGCAGATCGACGGTGACACCGAGGTGTACCGCCTGACCGCTCACGCGGTCGGCGCGCTCGAGATCACCGGCCGCACCGCGGGTGGACGGACCCGCGTGTCGAACTCGCGCGTCCGCACGCTGCTGGAGGCGGTCGAACGGCTCTCCGATCACGCAGAGACGGATCCCGCCGCCCGGATGGCACGGCTCATCCGGGAGCGCGACGCGCTCGACGCCGAGATAGCCCGGCTCGAGCTCGGCCAGGCCGAGCCGGTCGACGACGAGCAGCTTCTCGAAGAGGCCGAGAACGTGCTGCACCTGGCGCGCGAGCTGCCGGCCGACTTCACGCGCGTCGCCGAGTCCATCAAGGCGATGCAGCGCGATGTCGTCGCGGATCTGCGCCGTGACGTCCGCCCGACCGGCGAGGTGCTGCGCGAGTATCTGCAGCGCGGCCAGCACGTCATGCAGTCCACCGCCGAAGGCCGGGCCTTCGCGGGCGCGCTGCGCCTGATCGGCGATCCGGAGCGCATAGACAGCCTCACCGAGCAGCTCCACACGCTGCTCGCACAGCCGTTCACGCGCCTCATGGACAGCGAGCAGCGCAAGGAGCTCGATGCCATCGGCCGCCGGGTCGAGCTGGGCGTGGAGGAGGTGCTCACCGCTCAGCGCCGCGCCTCCCGCGTGATCACCGGGCAGGTCCGCACCCACGACCCGATCCGCGACCGGCAGGTCGACGACCTGCTGCGCGACGTCATGGCGGCTCTCCAGGCGTGGACCCGCAGCTCGTCCTCCGACGCCGCCGTCGAGCCGCTGCGCAGCCTTCCCATGGCCGACATCGGCCACCTGCGGCAGTCGGTGAGCGACGTCCGTCCGCCCGGTGCGCCGGCGCCGCTCACCGCCTCGGACGAGGAGGCGGAATTCGCGGATGCCGACACCCGCGCGTGGGGCGGACCCCGCTACGCCGAGCTCGAGGCCTACGTCGCCGGTCTCGGGGACGAATTCGACCTGGGCGACGCGTTCGAGGGAGCCGACGATGCGGCGAGACGCCCGGTCGACCTGGTGGGCCTCCTCGAGATCGCCCACCGCAACGGGATGAGCGAAGGCGACGGGGTGTCCGTCGTCGAAGCACTGCGTCCCGACGGGACGACGCGACGGTTCGCGTTCGGATCCGTGACCGCCCGCACCGCGAAGGAGCACCACGATGACTGA
- a CDS encoding DUF4194 domain-containing protein — MTETAARSDLDAGDVDASEAFIAPVAMEDDLDELFPGDRGVLDPAVRRLLVHVLQRRFVLADRNRDEWTVLLDNQQLIESRLNDLFVRLVVDHDRGVAYKQQVRSDELEMPILLRDAAYTRSETLVLVHLRTVYQRESAAGEPAARVDIEDVEQTVMSYFVDADGDTARRQRSIRKAMDRLARDGIVDEDTTGRFRISPLVEIVLSAEKLRELRDWLRAQGPLPDLEDLELEEAAL; from the coding sequence ATGACTGAGACCGCTGCACGGAGCGATCTCGACGCCGGCGACGTCGATGCGAGCGAAGCGTTCATCGCGCCCGTCGCGATGGAGGACGACCTCGACGAGCTCTTCCCCGGCGACCGAGGCGTCCTCGACCCGGCCGTGCGTCGTCTCTTGGTGCACGTGCTGCAGCGACGGTTCGTGCTCGCGGACCGCAACCGCGACGAGTGGACCGTGCTGCTCGACAACCAGCAGCTCATCGAGTCGCGCCTCAACGACCTCTTCGTACGCCTCGTGGTGGACCACGACCGCGGCGTCGCTTATAAGCAGCAGGTGCGCTCCGACGAACTGGAGATGCCGATCCTGCTTCGGGATGCCGCGTACACCCGCTCCGAGACGCTCGTGCTCGTCCACCTGCGCACGGTCTATCAGCGCGAGTCGGCGGCGGGGGAGCCTGCGGCGCGCGTCGACATCGAAGACGTCGAACAGACGGTGATGAGTTACTTCGTCGATGCCGACGGGGATACCGCCCGCCGCCAGCGGTCGATCCGCAAGGCCATGGATCGGCTCGCGCGCGACGGCATCGTCGACGAAGACACGACGGGCCGGTTCCGCATCAGCCCGCTGGTCGAGATCGTGCTGAGCGCAGAGAAGCTGCGCGAGCTGCGTGACTGGTTGCGCGCACAGGGCCCGCTTCCGGATCTCGAAGACCTCGAACTCGAGGAGGCCGCGCTGTGA